The following proteins are co-located in the Micromonospora viridifaciens genome:
- the abc-f gene encoding ribosomal protection-like ABC-F family protein: MLKAVSVGKSYDTEPLFTDLDLIVNAGDRVGLVGPNGVGKSTLLRVLIGEEPPSSGHVERAPGTTVGYFAQQVPDPAATVGEFLAAGLGELHPLAGELRELERRLAAGDTAALDAYGEAQDRWAALDGWRAQARLTEVRQRLDVDHLADDTPLHRVSGGEQARLTLARVLLDAPDLLVLDEPTNHLDADGIAWLGEWLAGFPGGVLVVSHDRAFLDRTVQRIVELDGIHDEPQTYSGGYTDYRAEKLRRWQRLLLDYEAQQKDHRRWLADIDRTKQQARGVEESVRSGLGADQQRRYAKKVAKKAKARERRLRRQMVSIRWLAEPRTRPSLALAFPQEASAEAEVLRARDLTLTVGGRTLLERVDLSVRGGDRILLTGPNGAGKTTLLRVLAGQREPDAGRVEAATGVALLPQTHDALRTDVTVVDHFRSQVPVYADDAERLLDGYLFGPDQWDARLRTLSAGELRRLLLAVMVNSPARVLLLDEPTNYLDFDSLDVVEAALREFRGTVVMVSHDTWFAEAVGFDRRWRIADGRLVAETM, encoded by the coding sequence GTGTTGAAAGCAGTCTCGGTCGGCAAGTCCTACGACACGGAACCCCTCTTCACCGATCTCGACCTGATCGTCAATGCCGGCGACCGGGTCGGTCTGGTCGGGCCCAACGGGGTGGGCAAGTCCACCCTGCTGCGGGTGCTGATCGGCGAGGAGCCGCCGTCGTCCGGGCACGTCGAACGCGCCCCCGGCACCACCGTCGGCTACTTCGCCCAGCAGGTGCCCGACCCGGCCGCCACGGTCGGTGAGTTCCTCGCCGCCGGCCTCGGCGAGCTGCACCCTCTCGCCGGAGAGCTGCGCGAGCTGGAACGGCGGCTCGCCGCCGGCGACACCGCCGCCCTCGACGCGTACGGGGAGGCGCAGGACCGGTGGGCGGCGCTGGACGGCTGGCGGGCGCAGGCGCGGCTCACCGAGGTCCGGCAGCGCCTCGACGTCGACCACCTGGCCGACGACACCCCGCTGCACCGGGTCAGCGGCGGTGAGCAGGCCCGGCTCACCCTCGCCCGGGTGCTGCTCGACGCCCCCGACCTGCTGGTGCTCGACGAACCGACCAACCACCTGGACGCAGACGGGATCGCCTGGCTGGGCGAGTGGCTCGCCGGGTTCCCCGGCGGGGTGCTGGTGGTCAGCCACGACCGGGCGTTCCTCGACCGGACCGTGCAGCGCATCGTCGAGCTGGACGGCATCCACGACGAGCCGCAGACCTACAGCGGCGGCTACACCGACTACCGGGCCGAGAAGCTGCGCCGCTGGCAGCGGCTGCTGCTGGACTACGAGGCGCAGCAGAAGGACCACCGTCGCTGGCTGGCCGACATCGACCGTACCAAGCAGCAGGCCCGCGGGGTGGAGGAGTCGGTGCGCAGCGGCCTCGGCGCCGACCAGCAGCGCCGGTACGCCAAGAAGGTGGCGAAGAAGGCCAAGGCCCGGGAGCGGCGCCTGCGCCGGCAGATGGTGTCGATCCGTTGGCTGGCGGAGCCGCGTACCCGGCCGAGCCTGGCGCTGGCGTTCCCGCAGGAGGCGTCGGCGGAGGCGGAGGTGCTGCGGGCCCGCGACCTGACCCTGACCGTCGGCGGCCGGACGCTGCTGGAGCGGGTCGACCTGAGCGTGCGAGGCGGGGACCGCATCCTGCTGACCGGCCCGAACGGGGCCGGCAAGACGACCCTGCTGCGGGTTCTCGCCGGTCAGCGTGAACCGGACGCCGGCCGGGTGGAGGCCGCGACCGGTGTCGCGCTGCTGCCGCAGACCCACGACGCGCTACGCACCGACGTCACCGTCGTGGACCACTTCCGCTCCCAGGTGCCGGTGTACGCCGACGACGCGGAGCGGCTGCTCGACGGCTACCTGTTCGGGCCCGACCAGTGGGATGCCCGGCTGCGTACACTGTCCGCCGGCGAGCTGCGCCGGCTGCTGCTCGCGGTCATGGTGAACAGCCCGGCCCGGGTGCTGCTGCTGGACGAGCCGACGAACTACCTCGACTTCGACTCCCTGGACGTGGTCGAGGCGGCGCTGCGCGAGTTCCGGGGCACGGTGGTGATGGTCAGCCACGACACGTGGTTCGCGGAGGCGGTGGGTTTCGACCGGCGCTGGCGAATCGCCGACGGCCGGCTGGTGGCGGAGACGATGTGA
- a CDS encoding helix-turn-helix domain-containing protein, whose translation MSSDLYSVEQVAELLGLHVRTVRGYIRAGRLRAVRIGKQYRIARADLDALTGRPAPAKPTRVPMLEVSSIVQVDGVDRAAADRLATLVLAGVNTGHDPTRPLRVQTVHDEERHRMKLVILGDAAATADLLRLLDAVLHGDNGLLSGEVHDA comes from the coding sequence ATGAGTAGTGACTTGTACTCGGTCGAGCAGGTTGCCGAGCTGCTCGGCCTGCACGTGCGCACCGTGCGCGGCTACATCCGCGCCGGGCGGCTGCGGGCGGTGCGGATCGGCAAGCAGTACCGGATCGCCCGGGCCGACCTCGACGCGCTGACCGGCCGGCCGGCACCGGCGAAACCCACCCGCGTGCCGATGCTGGAGGTGTCGAGCATCGTGCAGGTCGACGGCGTCGACCGGGCGGCCGCCGACCGGCTCGCCACGCTGGTGCTCGCCGGCGTCAACACCGGCCACGACCCGACGCGCCCGCTGCGAGTCCAGACCGTCCACGACGAGGAGCGCCACCGCATGAAACTCGTGATCCTGGGGGACGCCGCCGCCACGGCCGACCTGCTACGCCTGCTCGACGCGGTCCTGCACGGCGACAACGGCCTGCTCTCGGGGGAGGTGCACGATGCCTGA
- a CDS encoding glycerophosphodiester phosphodiesterase family protein → MQPRYGYLDAPAPLAFAHRGGAADGDENTAAAFARAIALGYRYVETDVHATADGVPVIFHDATLHRVTGERGRIAELRWADLASVRVGGAAVVPRLDEVLAAWPEVRFNVDVKADGGVEPTVDTVTRTGANDRVLLASFSDARLARLRALAGPKVATSLGMRGVARLRMASLHGRPLRLPPSVVAAQVPVRYGRVPVVDRRFLAYCHRLGLQVHVWTIDEPAEMHHLLDLGVDGIMTDHVGLLRDVYHSRGHWAA, encoded by the coding sequence GTGCAGCCCCGCTACGGCTACCTCGACGCCCCCGCGCCGCTGGCCTTCGCCCACCGGGGCGGGGCGGCCGACGGCGACGAGAACACCGCCGCCGCGTTCGCCCGGGCCATCGCACTCGGCTACCGGTACGTGGAGACCGACGTGCACGCCACCGCCGACGGCGTGCCGGTGATCTTCCACGACGCCACCCTGCACCGGGTCACCGGCGAGCGGGGACGCATCGCCGAGCTGCGCTGGGCCGACCTGGCCTCGGTACGCGTCGGCGGCGCCGCCGTCGTCCCCCGCCTCGACGAGGTCCTCGCCGCCTGGCCCGAGGTGCGGTTCAACGTCGACGTCAAGGCCGACGGCGGCGTCGAGCCGACCGTCGACACGGTCACCCGGACCGGCGCCAACGACCGGGTGCTGCTCGCCTCGTTCAGTGACGCCCGGCTGGCCCGGCTGCGCGCCCTGGCCGGGCCGAAGGTCGCCACCAGCCTCGGCATGCGTGGGGTGGCCCGGCTACGGATGGCCTCCCTGCACGGGCGGCCGCTGCGGCTGCCGCCGTCCGTGGTCGCCGCCCAGGTCCCCGTCCGGTACGGGCGCGTTCCGGTGGTCGACCGGCGGTTCCTCGCGTACTGCCACCGGCTCGGGTTGCAGGTGCACGTCTGGACCATCGACGAACCCGCCGAGATGCACCACTTACTTGATCTCGGTGTGGATGGCATCATGACCGATCACGTCGGTTTGCTCCGCGACGTCTACCACAGCCGCGGCCACTGGGCCGCCTGA
- a CDS encoding MFS transporter codes for MAETVAPAVAEPAHPGSTRRERTGWYFYDWANSAFQTTVITVFLGPFLTTVTKLAAGCELGADSCDGYVHPLGIRVAPGSFYPYLVSLSVLLTVFVLPVIGAIADRSMHKKRLLGAAAFVGAGATIAFAFVTGDRYLLGGALFLIANISFGAAVVVYNSFLPQLGGPDDRDAISSRGWAIGYLGGGLLLALNLVAVSMLGEEGNPQRTLDLARWSIVSAGVWWAAFTLLPLRWLRERPTAEALRGGGNVLTDGFRQLGRTLREIRAYPLTLFFLLAFLVFNDGIQTVITLASQYGTEELRLEQSTLIVTILLVQFLAFGGALALGALARRIGAWKTVLLSLVLWTGVIIAAFRLPPEAPLPFMILGGCIGLVLGGSQALSRSLFSQLIPAGKEGEYYGFYEISDKGTSWLGPLAFGLVFQLTASYRVGLVSLLIFFVVGFALLAAVPMRRAIVAAGNTPPRVL; via the coding sequence ATGGCCGAAACGGTCGCCCCCGCCGTCGCCGAGCCCGCGCACCCGGGCAGCACCCGCCGCGAACGCACCGGCTGGTACTTCTACGACTGGGCGAACTCCGCCTTCCAGACGACGGTGATCACGGTCTTCCTCGGCCCGTTCCTCACCACCGTCACGAAGCTGGCCGCCGGCTGCGAGCTGGGCGCCGACAGCTGCGACGGGTACGTGCACCCGCTGGGCATCCGGGTCGCCCCCGGCTCCTTCTACCCGTACCTGGTTTCGCTGTCGGTCCTGCTCACCGTGTTCGTGCTGCCGGTCATCGGGGCGATCGCGGACCGGTCGATGCACAAGAAGCGGCTGCTGGGCGCCGCCGCGTTCGTCGGCGCCGGGGCGACCATCGCGTTCGCCTTCGTCACCGGCGACCGGTACCTGCTCGGCGGGGCGCTGTTCCTGATCGCCAACATCTCCTTCGGCGCGGCCGTCGTGGTCTACAACTCGTTCCTGCCGCAGCTGGGCGGCCCCGACGACCGCGACGCCATCTCCAGCCGCGGCTGGGCCATCGGCTACCTCGGCGGCGGGCTGCTGCTCGCGTTGAACCTGGTCGCGGTCAGCATGCTCGGCGAGGAGGGCAACCCGCAGCGCACGCTGGACCTGGCCCGCTGGTCCATCGTGTCGGCGGGCGTGTGGTGGGCGGCGTTCACCCTGCTGCCGCTGCGCTGGCTGCGGGAACGCCCCACCGCCGAGGCGCTGCGCGGCGGCGGCAACGTGCTCACCGACGGGTTCCGGCAGCTCGGCCGCACTCTGCGGGAGATCAGGGCGTACCCGCTGACGCTGTTCTTCCTGCTCGCCTTCCTGGTCTTCAACGACGGCATCCAGACCGTCATCACCCTGGCCAGCCAGTACGGCACCGAGGAGCTGCGACTGGAGCAGAGCACCCTGATCGTGACGATCCTGCTGGTGCAGTTCCTCGCCTTCGGCGGCGCGCTCGCCCTCGGCGCCCTGGCCCGACGCATCGGCGCCTGGAAGACGGTGCTGCTGTCCCTGGTGCTGTGGACCGGTGTGATCATCGCCGCGTTCCGGCTGCCCCCCGAGGCGCCGCTGCCGTTCATGATCCTCGGCGGCTGCATCGGCCTGGTGCTCGGCGGCAGCCAGGCGTTGAGCCGGTCGCTGTTCAGCCAGCTCATCCCCGCCGGCAAGGAGGGCGAGTACTACGGCTTCTACGAGATCAGCGACAAGGGCACCAGCTGGCTCGGGCCGCTGGCCTTCGGGCTGGTGTTCCAACTCACCGCCTCGTACCGGGTGGGCCTGGTCTCCCTACTGATCTTCTTCGTGGTCGGGTTCGCGCTGCTGGCCGCCGTGCCGATGCGCCGGGCCATCGTCGCCGCCGGCAACACCCCACCCCGGGTGCTGTAG
- a CDS encoding helix-turn-helix domain-containing protein has translation MTNADAPRRRAPGMSPERRRAMIVQAALPLLATHGAAVTTAQVARAAGIGEATVFRAFPDKDALIDACVVEALRPDSVLAELAAIPLAQPLGDRLTAAATALRAHLDRVGAVLAAAHAAGRPGRGRREPPPADAAAPKERRAAPSAGGRASAREESVAAVRAAVAALLAPERDRLRLPADRLAAAFLAVLVPSRTPLAGAAPTPAELVDLFLHGALAPAAPEEDR, from the coding sequence ATGACGAACGCCGACGCACCACGACGCCGCGCGCCGGGGATGAGCCCCGAACGCCGTCGCGCCATGATCGTGCAGGCCGCGCTGCCGCTGCTCGCCACGCACGGCGCCGCGGTTACCACCGCCCAGGTCGCCCGCGCCGCCGGCATCGGCGAGGCGACCGTCTTCCGCGCTTTTCCCGACAAGGACGCCCTGATCGACGCCTGCGTCGTCGAGGCGCTGCGCCCTGATTCGGTGCTGGCCGAGCTGGCCGCGATCCCCCTGGCGCAGCCGCTCGGCGACCGGCTCACCGCCGCCGCGACGGCCCTGCGCGCGCACCTGGACCGGGTCGGCGCGGTGCTCGCCGCCGCCCACGCCGCCGGTCGCCCCGGGCGCGGCCGACGGGAGCCTCCGCCGGCCGATGCCGCGGCGCCGAAGGAACGACGTGCCGCCCCGTCGGCCGGTGGCCGTGCCTCGGCGCGGGAGGAGTCCGTCGCCGCGGTCCGGGCGGCCGTCGCCGCGCTGCTCGCGCCCGAGCGGGACCGCCTGCGGCTGCCCGCCGACCGGCTCGCCGCCGCATTCCTGGCCGTCCTGGTGCCGAGCCGCACCCCCCTCGCCGGCGCCGCGCCGACCCCGGCCGAGCTGGTCGACCTGTTCCTGCACGGCGCGCTCGCGCCGGCCGCCCCAGAGGAGGACCGATGA
- a CDS encoding VOC family protein encodes MTVHADLAMVNLDSSDPAAHAAFYSRALGWEVTHSQAEYAMISADGTSIGFGLVAGYAPPAWPDETAGKRYHLDLYVDDVTVAEKELLAAGATKPDFQPGGERWTVLLDPIGQPFCICPRPQG; translated from the coding sequence ATGACAGTGCACGCCGACCTCGCGATGGTCAACCTCGACAGCTCCGACCCGGCCGCCCACGCCGCGTTCTACTCCCGCGCCCTCGGCTGGGAGGTCACCCACAGCCAGGCCGAATACGCCATGATCAGCGCGGACGGGACCTCGATCGGCTTCGGCCTGGTGGCCGGGTACGCCCCACCGGCCTGGCCGGACGAGACCGCCGGCAAGCGCTACCACCTCGACCTGTACGTCGACGACGTGACGGTCGCGGAGAAGGAGCTGCTGGCGGCCGGCGCGACCAAGCCGGACTTCCAGCCGGGCGGCGAGCGGTGGACCGTGCTGCTCGACCCGATCGGCCAGCCGTTCTGCATCTGCCCCCGTCCGCAGGGCTGA
- a CDS encoding Rv0361 family membrane protein has product MGKKKRDWSRPVRRVRPGRAGLLFGGLGLGLCLIGVAGLALWNVQVLWRADGPVRETADSFLHEVAAGETDRAYERLCRQARGKWSAVGFGSWVRTPPQVTGYEITDVSVATQRGIPRATVKVRLTRDGGASEDRTLPIVQEDGKWRVCGDPF; this is encoded by the coding sequence ATGGGCAAGAAGAAACGGGATTGGAGCAGGCCGGTACGGCGGGTCCGGCCGGGCCGCGCCGGGCTGCTGTTCGGCGGACTCGGGCTCGGCCTGTGCCTGATCGGGGTGGCCGGCCTGGCGTTGTGGAACGTGCAGGTGCTGTGGCGGGCCGACGGCCCGGTGCGGGAGACGGCCGACAGCTTCCTGCACGAGGTCGCCGCCGGGGAGACCGACCGCGCGTACGAGCGGCTGTGCCGGCAGGCGCGCGGCAAGTGGAGCGCGGTCGGCTTCGGCAGCTGGGTGCGCACCCCGCCGCAGGTCACCGGCTACGAGATCACCGACGTGTCGGTGGCCACCCAGCGCGGCATCCCACGCGCCACGGTGAAGGTACGCCTGACCCGGGACGGCGGCGCCAGCGAGGACCGGACCCTGCCGATCGTGCAGGAGGACGGGAAGTGGCGGGTGTGCGGGGACCCGTTCTGA
- a CDS encoding thymidine kinase: MTEDAAAAPTCLARPLPGPGDDPAGGCAAVRGVDGRPLHAAALKFFWGPMDCGKSTMALQMNYNHARQGRRGLVTTRIDRSLGPRVTSRIGLAHSAIEVTDDLDLRDLVRDALAEGVRVDYLICDEASFYNLDHVEQMAELVDHYDVDVYAFGLATDFRSCLFPAAQRLFELADEVARIQVEVLCWCGREGRLNARVVHGRVVREGEQVVIGDTVDTAEVRYQVLCRRHYRSGDLGPRG; the protein is encoded by the coding sequence GTGACCGAAGACGCTGCTGCCGCTCCGACCTGCCTGGCCCGGCCCCTCCCGGGCCCCGGCGACGACCCTGCCGGCGGCTGTGCCGCCGTCCGCGGCGTCGACGGGCGGCCGCTGCACGCCGCCGCGCTGAAGTTCTTCTGGGGGCCGATGGACTGCGGCAAGTCCACCATGGCCCTGCAGATGAACTACAACCACGCCCGGCAGGGCCGGCGCGGCCTGGTCACCACCCGCATCGACCGCTCGCTCGGCCCGCGGGTCACCAGCCGCATCGGCCTGGCGCACTCCGCCATCGAGGTCACCGACGACCTCGACCTGCGCGACCTGGTCCGCGACGCGCTCGCCGAAGGGGTACGCGTCGACTACCTGATCTGCGACGAGGCGTCCTTCTACAACCTCGACCACGTCGAGCAGATGGCCGAGCTGGTCGACCACTACGACGTCGACGTGTACGCGTTCGGGTTGGCCACCGACTTCCGCTCCTGCCTGTTCCCGGCCGCGCAGCGGCTGTTCGAACTCGCCGACGAGGTGGCCCGCATCCAGGTCGAGGTGCTCTGCTGGTGCGGCCGGGAAGGGCGGCTCAACGCCCGGGTCGTGCACGGGCGGGTGGTCCGCGAGGGCGAGCAGGTCGTCATCGGCGACACCGTGGACACCGCCGAGGTGCGCTACCAGGTGCTCTGCCGTCGGCACTACCGCTCCGGCGACCTCGGCCCGCGCGGCTGA
- a CDS encoding acyl-CoA dehydrogenase family protein → MTRYVQPVPLPDDPYAGDALLRSWLDRHLGPAGHAAAKGRLADLAADVTGPLRAAHADAEAHPPTLVRYDPWGARVDRIDTSAGWQAQRAAAARHAVVALPYLEAARTTWGAAARVVQHALLHLYAPESATFSCPVAMADGAAALLSRPEVDGDVRDAWLPRLISTDPDTAIVSGQWMTESQGGSDLSRSSTIGRPAADGSWRLTGEKWFCSAADSPMAVALARPDGAGRGSRLLAPFLVPRYAADSPLAGATVAPDAPAPGVTVHRLKDKLGTWALPTAEIGLRDAYALPLGDPAVPGLVRAMTLVVVTRVHNASAAASGMRRGLAYARAYAQARQVAGGRLEDSPLHRATLGVLAVDAAGAFVLAGHAFALLGRVEVGGDPDAAAELRVVAPLAKLATGRLAVASASEYVEAFGGAGYVEDTAVPRLLRDAQVLPIWEGTTNVLALDVLRAVAREDAAAPLLGRLAAAVDLARPLSPALADTLAAVTDELRTRLGEVTADPAAVEVVAGARGLALRAAYALTTALLVEHAAWGDEQAEVAARLWARRRLRHEDIAADAHRHLDLLG, encoded by the coding sequence ATGACCCGTTACGTGCAGCCGGTGCCCCTTCCCGACGACCCGTACGCCGGGGACGCGCTGCTGCGGTCCTGGCTGGACCGGCACCTCGGCCCGGCCGGGCACGCCGCCGCGAAGGGGCGGCTGGCCGACCTGGCCGCCGACGTCACCGGGCCGCTGCGGGCCGCGCACGCCGACGCCGAGGCCCACCCGCCGACCCTGGTCCGCTACGACCCGTGGGGCGCCCGCGTCGACCGGATCGACACCTCCGCCGGCTGGCAGGCCCAGCGGGCCGCCGCCGCCCGGCACGCCGTGGTGGCGCTGCCCTACCTGGAGGCCGCCCGCACCACCTGGGGGGCCGCCGCCCGGGTCGTCCAGCACGCCCTGCTGCACCTGTACGCCCCGGAGTCGGCCACCTTCTCCTGCCCGGTCGCGATGGCCGACGGCGCCGCCGCGCTGCTGAGCCGCCCCGAGGTCGACGGCGACGTCCGCGACGCCTGGCTGCCCCGGCTGATCTCCACCGACCCGGACACCGCGATCGTCAGCGGGCAGTGGATGACCGAGTCGCAGGGCGGCTCCGACCTGTCCCGCTCCAGCACCATCGGCCGGCCCGCCGCGGACGGGTCGTGGCGGCTGACCGGCGAGAAGTGGTTCTGCTCCGCCGCCGACTCGCCGATGGCCGTCGCGCTGGCCCGGCCGGACGGCGCCGGCCGGGGCAGCCGGCTGCTCGCACCGTTCCTGGTGCCCCGCTACGCGGCCGACTCGCCCCTGGCCGGCGCCACCGTCGCCCCGGACGCCCCCGCGCCCGGGGTGACCGTGCACCGGCTGAAGGACAAGCTCGGCACCTGGGCGCTGCCCACCGCCGAGATCGGGCTGCGCGACGCGTACGCGCTGCCGCTCGGCGACCCGGCCGTGCCCGGCCTGGTCCGGGCGATGACCCTGGTGGTGGTGACCCGGGTGCACAACGCCTCCGCCGCCGCCTCCGGGATGCGCCGGGGCCTGGCCTACGCCCGGGCGTACGCGCAGGCGCGGCAGGTCGCCGGCGGGCGGCTCGAAGACTCGCCGCTGCACCGCGCCACGCTCGGCGTGCTCGCGGTCGACGCGGCCGGCGCGTTCGTCCTCGCCGGGCACGCGTTCGCGCTGCTCGGCCGGGTCGAGGTGGGCGGTGACCCGGACGCCGCCGCCGAGCTGCGGGTGGTGGCGCCGCTGGCCAAGCTCGCCACCGGGCGGCTCGCCGTGGCCTCCGCCAGCGAGTACGTGGAGGCGTTCGGCGGCGCCGGTTACGTCGAGGACACCGCGGTGCCGCGGCTGCTGCGCGACGCCCAGGTGCTCCCGATCTGGGAGGGCACCACCAACGTGCTCGCCCTGGACGTGTTGCGCGCGGTCGCCCGGGAGGACGCCGCCGCCCCGCTGCTGGGCCGGCTCGCCGCCGCCGTCGACCTGGCCCGCCCGCTCTCCCCCGCCCTGGCCGACACCCTGGCCGCGGTCACCGACGAGCTGCGGACCCGACTCGGCGAGGTCACCGCCGACCCGGCCGCGGTCGAGGTGGTGGCCGGCGCCCGTGGCTTGGCGCTGCGGGCCGCGTACGCGCTGACCACCGCGCTGCTGGTCGAGCACGCGGCGTGGGGCGACGAGCAGGCCGAGGTGGCGGCCCGGCTCTGGGCGCGGCGCCGGCTGCGGCACGAGGACATCGCCGCCGACGCCCACCGGCACCTGGACCTACTCGGCTGA
- a CDS encoding VOC family protein: MTVTLNHTIVPAHDHHAAARFFADVMGLPVLPPAGAHGHFAPVRVNDQLTLDFMSVPAPEGHHLAFDVDPDTFDAILARLRDGGVPYGSEPDAPDNGRTDHPLCARGLFFRDDSGNLYEVMSPA, encoded by the coding sequence ATGACCGTCACCTTGAACCACACGATCGTCCCGGCTCACGACCACCACGCGGCGGCCCGGTTCTTTGCCGACGTCATGGGGCTGCCGGTGCTTCCACCGGCCGGCGCGCACGGCCACTTCGCCCCGGTACGCGTCAACGACCAGCTCACCCTGGACTTCATGAGCGTGCCCGCCCCCGAGGGCCACCACCTGGCCTTCGACGTGGACCCGGACACCTTCGACGCGATCCTGGCCCGGCTGCGCGACGGCGGCGTGCCGTACGGCAGCGAGCCGGACGCGCCCGACAACGGCCGTACCGACCATCCACTGTGCGCCCGGGGGCTGTTCTTCCGGGACGACTCCGGCAACCTCTACGAGGTGATGTCCCCGGCGTGA
- a CDS encoding tyrosine-type recombinase/integrase, translating to MLRPEVVPSGSARPALPGGPVDFTEAWLRNRRLSEHTRDAYRRDVAGWLSWCARRGLDPLRATFLDVNAYGRELEATLGVRSGRPLTPATVARRLSALSSWYDFLVKLRAVEANPVTAADRPRVDRDHSATVGLTPEEVDALLAAAEADTGPTAARNRAAIALLADLGLRVGELISLDLADLGAERGHRSIRFVGKGGKVRRRALTPGTAYAVDAYLAARAAAQGVTVPELTGPLLVTATGARLDRHSVFRLVRRLARAAGIAAWAKLSPHSLRHAFATAARAEGVPLEDVQDAMGHADPRTTRRYDRDRHNLDRDPAYVIWAARARRR from the coding sequence ATGCTGCGTCCCGAGGTTGTGCCCAGCGGGTCGGCCCGTCCCGCGCTGCCCGGTGGGCCGGTCGACTTCACCGAGGCGTGGCTGCGCAACCGGCGGCTGTCGGAACACACCCGCGACGCGTACCGACGGGATGTCGCCGGCTGGCTGAGCTGGTGTGCCAGGCGCGGCCTGGACCCGCTGCGGGCCACCTTCCTCGACGTCAACGCCTACGGCCGGGAGTTGGAGGCCACGCTGGGCGTGCGCAGCGGCCGGCCGCTCACCCCGGCGACCGTGGCCCGGCGCCTCTCCGCGCTGTCCAGTTGGTACGACTTCCTGGTCAAGCTGCGCGCGGTCGAGGCAAACCCGGTGACCGCCGCCGACCGCCCCCGGGTCGACCGGGACCACTCCGCCACCGTCGGCCTGACCCCGGAGGAGGTCGACGCGCTCCTCGCCGCCGCCGAGGCGGACACCGGGCCGACCGCCGCCCGCAACCGGGCCGCCATCGCGCTGCTCGCCGACCTGGGGCTGCGGGTCGGCGAGCTGATCTCGCTGGACCTGGCCGACCTGGGTGCCGAGCGGGGGCACCGCAGCATCCGGTTCGTCGGCAAGGGCGGCAAGGTGCGCCGCCGCGCGCTCACCCCCGGCACCGCGTACGCGGTCGACGCGTACCTGGCCGCGCGGGCCGCCGCGCAGGGGGTGACCGTGCCCGAGCTGACCGGTCCGCTGCTGGTCACCGCCACCGGCGCCCGGCTCGACCGGCACTCGGTGTTCCGGCTGGTCCGCCGGCTGGCGCGGGCCGCCGGCATCGCCGCCTGGGCGAAGCTGTCCCCGCACTCGCTGCGGCACGCGTTCGCCACCGCCGCCCGCGCCGAGGGGGTGCCGCTGGAGGACGTGCAGGACGCCATGGGGCACGCCGACCCGCGTACCACCCGCCGCTACGACCGGGATCGGCACAACCTGGACCGCGACCCGGCGTACGTCATCTGGGCCGCCCGCGCCCGCCGCCGATAA
- a CDS encoding helix-turn-helix transcriptional regulator yields MRASRLVSLLLLLQTRGRMTAQELADALEVSVRTVYRDVESLGAAGVPVYADRGPAGGYQLLEGYRTRLTGLTAPEAEALFLAGMPGPAAELGLGPVVAAAELKLLAALPDELADRGGRMRQRFHLDAPGWFRHPEPTPHLAALARAVWEDRLVEMRYRRWRAPREVTRVVAPLGVVLKAGRWYLVARCDEQLRTYRVGAVLDLAVRDERYERPADFDLAGYWREWTQRYERDVYRAEARVRMTVAALEFTAHVFPPEMSRAARAAAGEPDEHGWLETTVPIESVKHAHTELLKLGAEVEVLAPAELRERLTATAHALARLYPAQTSVGAPVPDTPTASAVRR; encoded by the coding sequence GTGCGCGCCAGCCGGCTGGTCTCCCTGCTGTTGCTCCTGCAGACCCGGGGGCGGATGACCGCGCAGGAGCTCGCCGACGCCCTGGAGGTCTCCGTCCGGACCGTCTACCGGGATGTCGAGTCGCTCGGCGCCGCCGGCGTGCCGGTGTACGCCGACCGCGGCCCGGCCGGCGGGTACCAGTTGCTGGAGGGCTACCGGACCCGGCTGACCGGGCTGACCGCGCCGGAGGCCGAAGCGTTGTTCCTGGCCGGGATGCCCGGCCCGGCCGCCGAGCTGGGCCTCGGGCCGGTGGTGGCCGCCGCCGAGCTGAAACTGCTGGCCGCGCTCCCCGACGAGCTGGCCGACCGGGGCGGCCGGATGCGGCAACGATTCCACCTGGACGCGCCCGGCTGGTTCCGGCACCCCGAGCCCACCCCGCACCTGGCCGCCCTGGCCCGGGCCGTCTGGGAGGACCGGCTGGTGGAGATGCGCTACCGGCGGTGGCGGGCCCCGCGCGAGGTGACCCGGGTGGTGGCGCCGCTGGGCGTGGTGCTCAAGGCGGGCCGCTGGTATCTGGTGGCCCGCTGCGACGAGCAGCTGCGCACGTACCGGGTCGGCGCGGTGCTCGACCTGGCGGTGCGCGACGAGCGGTACGAGCGGCCGGCCGACTTCGACCTGGCCGGGTACTGGCGGGAGTGGACGCAGCGGTACGAGCGGGACGTCTACCGGGCCGAGGCCCGGGTCCGGATGACCGTGGCCGCGCTGGAGTTCACGGCGCACGTCTTTCCGCCGGAGATGAGCCGGGCGGCCCGGGCGGCGGCCGGCGAGCCGGACGAGCACGGCTGGCTGGAGACCACCGTGCCGATCGAGTCGGTGAAGCACGCCCACACCGAGCTGCTCAAGCTCGGCGCGGAGGTGGAGGTGCTCGCGCCGGCCGAGCTGCGGGAGCGGCTCACCGCCACCGCGCACGCCCTGGCCCGGCTCTATCCCGCGCAGACGTCGGTGGGGGCGCCCGTCCCGGACACCCCCACCGCGTCCGCCGTCAGGCGCTGA